A stretch of DNA from Cellulomonas fengjieae:
GAGCACCACGGGCATGCTCGCGAGCTGGACGAACGACTCGATGGAGTTCTGGACGAACGTCGAGCCCTGGACCAGCTCTCCGGCCGTCTGCCCGCCGTTGAGCGAGACGTAGACCTTGGTGCTCGCCTTGTACATGGGCGTCAGGCTCTGCGCGTAGAGGAATCCGAGCACGCCGCCGATGGCAGTGAGCGCGACGATCACCGCCCAGCGCTTGCGCAGGGCAAGGATGTAGTCACGCAGGTCCATCTGCGGCAGCTCCGTTCGTCGTGCCGGGTTTGGTCATGATCCCACGGCGTAAATCCCCCGGTGGGTCCGGGAGCGGGTCAAGTTCGGCGGCGCGACCCGGCGGTGCCGTCGGCCGCCTCGTCAGGAGCAGGCCGAGGCACAGCATCGCGATGGGGGCCGAGCTGAGGGTGGGGCTGAAGCACAGGTTCCACAGCGTCAGGAGGGCGGCGAAGAGCATGACGGCGGGGGCGGCCCGCGCGGTGATGCCCGTGACGATCCCGCGTACGACGACGACGAACAGGGTGAGCGCGAGGACCAGGCCGGGCAGGCCGAGCCACGCCCACAGCTCCCCGATGCCCGAGTGCAGCACGAAGCTGCTGCCGAACAGGTAGGTCTCGACGTAGTTGTTGTCCGGGTCGTAGTTGATCCCGACCATGCCGGTCTTGGCGACCTGGATCTCGGCAGCGTTGGGCACGACCCCGAGGCCGAAGCCCGCGGGGAACTCGCGCAGCAGGGCGGCAGCCGCGGCGAGCTCCGGACGCCCCCCGACCACCAGGTTGCCCGACTGGTGGAGCTGCAGCAGTGTGCGTTCCCGGGCGGCCTCGCCCAGCAGACCTTCGAGGATCACGGCCTGCCCGAGCGAGTACGCCGCGTAGGCCAGGCCCGCCAGCATCACCGTCGCGCGCGCGGCGGCCACGCCGTGCGACCGCGGCGGCCTGCGCAGCTGCCACGCCATCATGACCGCGACCAGCACGAGGATCGCTGCGGGGGACCGACCCCCGGCGGCGACCGACGCGGCGGCCAGCAGGACGGCCACGACGACCTCGGCCCAGCGCCGGCCCGCACGCAGCGCGAGGGACAGCGCGATCACGGTCACCGGAGTCGCGAACCCGAAGCGCCACGGGCTGATCGAGAAGTTCCCGTCCGTCCGGATGGCCGCGAGCATGCCGATGCCGAACAGCAGACCGATGAGCCACAGGGGCAGCTTGGTGCGCGCCCAGAGCAGGAAGCCGACGCCGACGGCGACGCCGACGAGCGTGCCGCCGTAGAGGATCTGGCCCGCACGGTGGACCACGTGGTCGGCGCTCGCCAGATCGGCCAGCCACACCCCCGTGACGAGCGCGACGACGAGCAGGGTCCCGAGCAGGGGGGCGAAGCGGTAGGACGCCGCGGTCCGCAGCCAGACCGGTGCGAGGAGCACGAGCGCGACCGTCGCGACGGAGACGCCTGACACGACGGGCAGGCCGGTGCCGAGGAGGACGACCAGCCCGGCGGCGACGATCCGCTCGAACCAGACCCAGGTGCCGGCGAAGGGATCGGGCGCGGGCCCCGCGTCGGCGGGCGTCGACCTCGCCGGGTGGGGAGGTGCCGGCGGGTGCGGGGATGGGGAGCTCTGCATCCGGTGGTCCTGGGAGACGTCCGCCATCGGCGTGCTTCCTTCCCCAGGGGTGCCCACCGGGCAGTACACCGTCCGCCAAGGCTAGCCGCCGAGGGCGCGACCGCCGAGGCAGGGGTGGATGAACTCCCGGCGGCACGCCCTCGGGGGCGGTCGGCGTCCTACTTCTTCACCGTCGTGATCGCGCCGATCGCGCCGATCGCGCCGTTCCAGCCCGGCGAGACCCGCAGAGCGGCGGCGACGTCCGCGGGAACCCCGGCAGGCCGGACCGCTGCCTTGGCGGCGGCGGTCACCGCGAAGGCGGAGTCCACGACGGCGGGGCCCTCCAGCAGGACGGAGCTGCGGTCGTAGCCATGGCCGGCCGTCATGGCGGCCAGCGACTTGTAGGTCTGGAAGGCGGCGGACCCGTTGGCGAGGCAGGCGACGTTCGCGGGCGACGTCGGCCCGGTCCGGTGGTACAGGTTCGTGTCGAACGCCAGGTTCATGTTCTTCGCGTACCGGGTCTGTGTCGTGTCCTGGACCAGCAGCGGGCAGGTGGCTCCGGGCGGGAACGCGATGACGTTGTTCTGGAACCGGATCGACCTGATCTGCAGCGGGAACGCCGGATCCGGCCATGTCCGCTCGTCCTGGAAGAGGCGAACAGCCCACTGTCCGTTCCCGACGAGCGTGTTGTTCCAGACCGAGACCGAGCCCGAGTCGATGATGTCGATCCCCGCGCGCCCGTTGTTCACGAAGTGGTTGCCGGCGATCAGCGCACCCTCGCTGATCTCGTACATGAGGCCGTCGGAGCCGTTGTTGCTGAACGTGTTCCGCGCGATCGTCGTCCGGAGGTTGTAGACGTCGAACCACAAGCCGTTCGTCGTGTTGGAGTCGAACAGGCTGTCGGTCACCGAGAAGTCGTCCGACTCGGAGATCTTGATGCCGCCGGACGACGGCTCCCGGTTGAAGCGCTCGGTGTTGTTCCGCGAGAAGACCGACGCGGTGATCGTGGAGCCGTCGGACGTGTTCGCGCCCAGGCCCAGGAGCCCGTTGTCGACCGCGGTGATGTTCCGGAACGTGTGCCCGTCCGCCCAGGCGAAGACGCCGATCGTCGCGTTGTCCTCGACGACCAGGTTCTCCAGGGTGATGTTCGGCATCTCGGCGCTGATGGCACCGAACGCCGAGAGGTGGTTGGCGTACCGGCGGATGCCGAGACCGCGCACGGTCGTGCCCTCACCCTGGATCTGCACGCCCTTGACCAGCGTGCTCGCGTCGACGGCGTGCCCGTTCGGGTCGGAGCCGATGACGAGCCGCTTGGCACCTCTGTCGACGAAGAACGTGCCGGGGCGCACGGCGCCGGCGGAGCCGACCTGGGCCAGCGGCGCACCGTCGATCCACACCTGGTCCGGGTACCCGGCCATCGGGTAGGCCGGGTCGACGAAGCGGGAGGAGTCGTCGGCACCGCGGATGTAGGACACGGTGTGGTCGAACGCGTAGTTCCAGCCGTCGACGTACCAGGTGGAGCCGCTGCGGACCCAGCCCGTGACGCGCGAGCTTCCGTCGAACCAGACGGCCTCCTTCGGGTACGACTGGATCACGAGCTTCTTGCGCTGCGGCACGAAGACGGACTCGTGGTAGACGCCGGCCCGCAGCACGATGGTCGAGCCCGTCGGCGCCCGGTCGATGGCGGTCTGCGCGCTGCCGTACGGGGAGGCGGCCGTGCCGCTCCCGCCGGTGGTCCCGAGGGGTGCCGCGAAGATCGCGCCGGCGGGGACCGCATAGCTCGTGCTGCCGACCGGTGCGGAGCCGACCGCCGAGGTGGCGGGCTGCGACGGCTGCGGCGCGGGCGCCGGTGCCGCGGTGGCGGTCGGGGTCGCCGTCGGGCTCGGGGCCGCGGTCGGCGCGGGACCCGGCGCCGCCGTGGCGGTGGGGGAGGGAGTGGGCTTCACGGTGGGGGTCGGCGTGGGGGTCGGCTTCGGCGTGGCCGACGCGGTGGGCGTCGGCGTGGTGCTCGGTCCGGACAGGGCCAGCCGGGACACGACGAGGTCGTCGACGTCCGTGGTCAGCGCGCTCGACGCGGAGGAGAGGTAGCCGCGCACCGCGATCGACCCGGTGGCCAGCCGCTGCGCGCTCGAGTCGGTCGCCTTGGCCCGCCACGCCGGGGTGGCGGTGCCGACCGGCCAGGCCCGCGCCCAGACGTCGACGCTCGTGCTGCCGGTGGCCTGCAGCTCGAAGGCGACCTTCTGCTTCGCCGCGACCGTGAACGGCAGGGCGCGCTCGGCGACGAGCGTCGTCTCCGAGCCGCCGCCGTTGCGCCGCACCAGGTGCAGCGTCGCGGTGCCGGAGCGTCCGAGCCGGAGCGTCGCCCGGTAGGACTTCCCATCCTGGGCACGGACGTCGAGCGAGGTGAACGCGCCGTTGCCGGCCGTCGGTGCGCTGGTGGCCGCCACGGCGACGGCGACCCGGGTGTCGGTTGCCGTGACCGACGGGACGGCGAGGGTCACGTTCCTGCCGGGCGCCAGGGCGATGTGCCCGGCTCCCGAGGAGGTGGACGACGCGCCCGGGGCGGAGCTCGTCCAGGCTTGCCCGCTCGTGGCCACACCCCAGCCGGACGCGGTGGTCCGGGAGAACGTGTCCGACACGAGGGTCGCTACGGGCGAGTACACAGGGGGGTCCGCCAGCACGGCCGGTGCGACGGCGATGCCGGCCGCGAACGCTGAGGCGACGACGACGATCGGCGCGGCCCGGCGCCACCGGCGCCGGGTTCCTGTCGAGATGGTCAATGTCATCCCCTGTCGCAGTGCCGCGTGACGCATGGCGTGTTTGCCCTGGTTGTCGCATTCGGCATTGGTTGTCGGGGAGTTTTGCACACTGTGGGGTGAGTTCTGCGGGCCAACCGTCACTCGTTCGGCCGAACTACGGCTGCCGACCCGGCGGACGGGTACCCGGTCGGGTTCCCCGGGCTCGCCGGGCGCCGCGCCGGGTCGCCGTGTCACCCGCCGGGTACGGGTGCGCGCCGGGTGGCGCGCTCCGGCGCGAGGGCGGCAGCGGCCGTCGTCGCGGGGTCGCGGCGTCGACGCAGGTCAGCCTGGCGGTCACGGCGGGGAGCCGGGCGGGGGCGTCGCGCGGCTGCGTTTTCGGTTGCCGGACGCACCTCTGCACGCGGCGCGGGCCCCGTCGCAACCGGCCGCCGCGGGCGTCGAGCAGTGCCGTCGGGGTGGGCGGCGGATCGCACCTCTACCAAATGTGAGGTAGGTCACATGTCCAGGGTGTGGATCGTCCGGTGGCCCAGTCCCAGGCCCCGACTCACGCGACCGGTGCCGGCCGCGCGGCGTCTGGCACGTCCGCCTCGGCGGGCTCGTCGGCCCGCAGGTCCGCCGCCGGCTCCGGCGCGCGGCTGTGGACCACGCGGTGCTCGTTGTGCCGCAGCGTCCGCGTGAGGGGGCGCTCGACCAGCTGGTAGATCACCGCGGCCGTCCCGATCGAGACGAGGACGGACAGCACGGCGGCCACCCGGTTGTCGATCAGGCCCGCGCGGGCGAGAGCCACGGGCACTAGCGGGGCGATCAGCGGGTGGAACAGGTAGATGGAGTACGAGGCGTCGCCCAGGAAGAGCGCCTGTGGCACTAGCACCCGGTGCAGGAACGGCTCCGCCGCGATCACGCACATGACCAGCGCCGAGACGCTGACCATCCGCAGGGGGGAGTGGCTGCCCCAGCTGAACCCGCCGGGGACCACGGCGATCAGCAGCGAGAGGCCGACCAGGCCGAGCGCGACCCGGCCGGCCCACGGGCGCCAGCGCACCGACATCACGAGCTTGCCGAACGTCATTCCGATCACGAAGTACAGGACGATCGGGTTGAAGTGGTACTCCCACACCGGCCAGGTCGGCGGACGGAGGTAGCCCCCCACCGCGAAGACCGCCAGCACGGCGCTGGAGAACAGGTAGGGACTCACCCGCAACGCCAGACCGATGGTGAACACGAGGTAGAAGAGCATCTCGAACAGCAGGGTCCAGCCGACTCCGAGCAGCACGCCCGTGTCACCGTCCGGGCTGCGCGTCGGGAGGAAGAAGTACGAGGTGAGGACCCGCTCGGGGGACAGCGCCGCGTTGACCGCGGCCGCGGGCAGGATCAGGAGCGTCGCGATCTTGACGGTGGTCGCGATCCAGTACATGGGCGCGATCCGGATGATGCGGCGGTACCCGAAGCGTGCCGCGCCCAGGGGGTCGCGGCTGAAGCTCGGCGAGCTCACCATCATCACGAAGCCGGAGATGACGAAGAAGATGTCGACCCCGACCGCGCCGAACCAGAAGTACCCGCCCGAGGTGTCGAGCCGCTGCGAGGCGTACCAGGTGCTGTGCGTGATGACGACGAGGAGGGCCGCACCGAACCGGAGGGCCTGGACGCCGTCGAAGCGCATGAGTGCAATCCCCCCTCTATCGGTCCAAAGCGGTCAGGCCACCAGGGTCGCAGCCGCGGCGAGGGAGGCACACCGGCCGCGAGGGTGAAGATTGCGTGAGGCCGGCTCGACGGGGCACGGCCCGGTGGCGGCGGCGGTCCGGCGCGGGCCCGCGGATGTCCGACGGGCCTCGTAGAATCCTGGTACACCCCGCCTCCCTCGTGGATCCGGGGCGTTCGCGCTGCGTTCGTCGAACTTCGAAGGACCTCATGGACCTGACCGGCCTCCTGCCCGCCCTGCTCGCCGACCCCGCCGCAGCCACCGCCGTCGAGTCCGTCCGCCTGCGCGGTGAGCTCGACGTCGTCGGCCCCGCGGGCGTACGACCGCCGCTGCTCGCGGCCATGGCGTCGGGGCGTCCGCTCGTCGTGGTGACCGCGACCGGCCGGGACGCCGACGAGCTGGCCGCGGCGGTGCGCTGCTACCTGCCGCACGACGACGTCGCGGTGCTGCCGTCCTGGGAGACGCTGCCGCACGAGCGGCTCTCCCCGCGCAGCGACACCGTCGCCCGGCGGCTGGCCGTGTTCCGGCGGCTGGCCCACCCGGAGACCGAGGGGCACGCCGGTCCCGTCCGCGTGCTCGTGATGCCGGTCCGCGCGCTGCTCCAGCCGGTGGTCGACGGCCTGGGCGAGCTCGAGCCCGTCGCCATCTCCACGGGGGACCGGGTGGACCTGGCCGACCTGGCGGAGCGGCTCGTCGGCGCCGCGTACACGCGCGTGGACATGGTCGAGAAGCGCGGGGAGTTCGCGGTGCGCGGCGGGATCCTCGACGTGTTCCCGCCCACCGAGGACCACCCGCTGCGCGTCGAGCTGTGGGGTGAGGACGTCGAGGAGATCCGCTGGTTCTCCGTCGCCGACCAGCGCAGCCTCGAGGTGGCCGACCACGGGGTGTGGGCGCCGCCGTGCCGGGAGATCCTGCTCACGGACGCCGTGCGCGCCCGGGCCGCGGAGCTGGTGCCGCAGCTGCCCGGGGCCGTCGACATGCTGGACAAGCTGGCGAACGGCATCGCGGTCGAGGGCATGGAGTCGCTCGCGCCCGCGCTGGTCGACCACATGGTCCCCGTGCTCGACCTGGTGCCGGACGACAGCCTGCTCGTGCTGGTCGACCCCGAGCGCGTCCGGCGCCGGGCGCACGACCTCGTCGCCACCACGCACGAGTTCCTGGAGGCGGCGTGGACCTCCGCCGCTGCGGGAGCGGCGACGCCGCTGGACCTGTCCGCCGCGTCGTTCGCGTCGTTCGCCGAGATCCGCGGACTCGCGGCCGTCCGGGGACTCGGCTGGTGGACGCTGTCGCCGTTCTCGTTGGACGTCGACGCGGCGGAGGCGGCCAAGCCGGACGACTTCTACGAGGGTTCCACGGGCAGCGGGCACACCGCGGCCCGCAACCTCGCGCCCATCGAGAGCCGCATGGCCGACGACCTGGCCGCGACGACGCAGACGCTCGTGATCGCCGCGCGCGACGTCGAGCGCTACCGCGGCGAGGTCGCCCGCGCGGTGGCCGACGTCCGCGTGCTGCAGCAGGCCGGCTGGCGGCTGGTGCTGGCCACCGAGGGGCACGGTCCTGCGCAGCGGATGGTCGAGCAGCTTCGGGCGGCCGACGTCCCGGCGCGGCTGGTGGGGCAGATCATCGACGCGCCCGAGGGCGGGGTCGTGCTCGTCGTGCCCGCCCCCGTCGGTCCCGGCTTCGTCGCCGAGCCGCTGCACCTGGCCGTGTTCTCGGAGTCGGACCTCACGGGGCGCGCGGGGACCTCGACCCGGGACATGCGCCGGATGCCGAGCCGGCGACGCAACGTCGTCGACCCCCTGCAGCTGCGCCCGAACGACTTCGTGGTGCACGAGCAGCACGGCGTCGGACGGTTCGTGGAGCTGGTGCAGCGGACCATCGGGTCGGGCGCCACCGCCGCCACGCGCGAGTACCTGGTCATCGAGTACGCGTCGAGCAAGCGTGGCCAGCCCGGGGACCGGCTGTACGTGCCCAGCGACCAGCTCGACCAGGTCACCAAGTACGTGGGCGGGGAGGCGCCGGCGCTGTCGAAGATGGGCGGCGGCGACTGGGCGAAGACCAAGGGCCGGGCCAAGAAGGCGGTCAAGGAGATCGCCGCCGAGCTCATCCGGCTCTACTCGGCGCGCATGGCGACGGCCGGCCACGCGTTCAGCCCGGACACGCCCTGGCAGCGCGAGCTCGAGGACGCGTTCGCGTACGTCGAGACGCCCGACCAGGCGGCCACCATCGACGAGGTCAAGGCCGACATGGAGAAGCCGATCCCGATGGACCGGCTGGTCTGCGGCGACGTCGGCTACGGCAAGACCGAGATCGCGGTCCGGGCGGCGTTCAAGGCGGTGCAGGACGGCAAGCAGGTGGCGATCCTGGTGCCGACGACGCTGCTGGTGCAGCAGCACCTCGACACCTTCAGCGAGCGGTACAGCGCGTTCCCGGTCACCGTGAAGGCGCTGAGCCGGTTCCAGACGCCCAAGGAGTCCAAGGAGGTCGTCGCAGGGCTGGCCGACGGGACGGTCGACGTGGTCATCGGCACGCACCGGCTGATCACCGGCGAGGTGCGGTTCAAGGACCTCGGCCTGGTGGTGATCGACGAGGAGCAGCGGTTCGGCGTCGAGCACAAGGAGACGCTCAAGGCGCTGCGCACCAACGTCGACGTGCTCTCGATGAGCGCGACCCCGATCCCGCGCACCCTGGAGATGGCGGTCACCGGCATCCGGGAGATGTCGACGCTGGCCACCCCGCCCGAGGAGCGCCACCCGGTGCTCACGTTCGTCGGGCCCTTCGACGAGAAGCAGATCAGCGCCGCCATCCGCCGCGAGCTGCTGCGCGAGGGCCAGGTCTTCTACGTGCACAACAAGGTCGACTCGATCGAGAAGACCGCGTCGCGGTTGATGGAGCTGGTGCCCGAGGCCCGGGTCGCGGTGGCCCACGGCAAGATGAACGAGCACCAGCTCGAGCAGGTCATCGTCGACTTCTGGGAGAAGCGGTTCGACGTCCTGGTCTGCACGACGATCGTCGAGACCGGCCTGGACATCTCCAACGCGAACACCCTCATCCTCGAGCGGGCGGACCTGCTGGGCCTCTCGCAGCTGCACCAGCTGCGCGGCCGCGTGGGCCGTGGCCGTGAGCGCGCGTACTCCTACTTCCTGTACCCGCCGGAGAAGCCCCTCACCGAGACGGCGCACGACCGGCTGCAGACGATCGCGGCGAACACCGACCTCGGTGCGGGCATGGCGGTCGCGATGAAGGACCTGGAGATCCGCGGCGCCGGGAACCTGCTCGGCGGCGAGCAGTCCGGGCACATCGAGGGCGTCGGGTTCGACCTCTACATCCGGATGGTCGGCGAGGCGGTGGCCAACTTCCGCGGCGAGGTCACCGAGGAGCTGCCGGACGTCACCATCGAGCTCCCCGTCGACGCGCACATCCCGCACGACTACATCGCGCACGAGCGCCTGCGGCTCGAGGCGTACCGCAAGATCGCCGCGGCGGCGGACCCCGCAGCGCTGGGCGAGGTCCGCGCCGAGCTGGTGGACCGGTACGGCGCCGTCCCGCCGGCGGTGGACAACCTGTTCGAGGTGGCCGAGTTCCGCCTGCACGTGCGGTCCGCGGGTCTGTCCGACGTCACGGCGCAGGGCAAGTTCATCCGCTTCGCCCCGGTCGAGCTGCCGGAGTCCGCGCAGCTGCGCCTGAAGCGGCTGTACCCGGGCTCGGTGCTCAAGCCGGCCACGCGCACGGTCCTGGTTCCGTGGCCGATGACCGCACGGATCGGCGGCAAGCCGGTCCAGGGCCGCGAGGTCATGCTCTGGGCGCGCCAGTTCATCGACGCCGTCGTGCGGGGCGACGTGGCCGCTGCGGCCGCCGCGGGCACGGTGCGGACCGCGCGGTAGCGCCGGACCGCGGACGGGGGTACCCCGGCTCGGGGCCTACGATGACCCCGATCGGCGAGCGACGACGCAGGAGGTCCTGGTGGTGCAGTGGCGTAGGGGTGTGCGGGCAGCGGGTGTGCTCGTGGCACTCACGACGACGGCGGGTCTCGCGGGGTGCGCGGGCCAGCCCGGCGCGGCCGCGGTGGTCGACGGCACGGCGATCCCGACGGCCGACGTGGGCGTCGCCCTGACCGAGCTCATGCCGTACTTCGAGGGCGTGACCACGACGAACGTGCTGGCCGTGCTGGTCCAGGAGCCGACGGTCGTCGAGCTGGCCGAGGAGAACGGGGTCGGGGTCTCCGACCAGGACGCGCACGACCTGCTCGACCAGGTGGTCGAGCAGAAGGTGGCCGGGCTCACGGCCACGTTCAGCGAGCCGTCGGTCGCGGTCGCCCGCTACTCGATCGCCTTCACCAACCTGCAGGGCCTGCCCGAGGCGGCCGAGGTCGGCGAGGAGATCGAGAGCCGGCTGCAGGCCCTCGACGTCGAGATCAACCCGCGCTTCGGGTCGATCGAGGACGGCAACCAGGTGGTCGCTCCCGTCCCGGTGCCCTGGCTGGTCGGACCGCAGGCACCCGCGCCGTCCGACGAGGCCACCCCGGAGCCGGCGCCCTCCGCACCGTGACGCCGCAGGGTCCGCCGCCCGGCGACGACTCCGTGCGCGCCCTCGTGCGCGTGATGGACCGGTTGCGCTCGCCGGGCGGCTGCCCCTGGGACGCCCAGCAGACCCACGAGTCGCTGGTGCCGTACGCGCTCGAGGAGGCCTACGAGCTCGCCGAGGCGATCGAGACGGGCGACCGGCCAGGTCTGCGCGAGGAGCTGGGCGACCTGCTCCTGCAGGTGGTGTTCCACGCGCGGATCGCCACCGAGCACCCGACCGACCCCTTCGACCTGGACGACGTGGCCGCCGACCTCGTCGCCAAGCTCGTGCGCCGGCACCCGCACGTGTTCGAGGACGCCCGCGTGGAGGGCGACGTGCACGTCCAGTGGGACCGGCTGAAGAACGCGGAGAAGCAGCGCGCCTCGGCGCTGGACGGCGTCCCGCTCGCCCTGGGTGCGCTCGCCCGGGCGCAGAAGATCGCCGCGCGGGCGGGCCGCGCCGGGCTGTCGGCCGTGCCCGCGGGCGACGGGCTGGGGGAGCGGCTGCTCGCCCTGGTCCTGGAGGCCGAGGCGGCCGGAGTCGACGCCGAAGGTGCGCTGCGGCGCAGCGCGGCCGCGTGGGAGCAGGACCTTCGGGCCGGGGAGAGCTCCGCCGGGTCCTGATAGGCAGTTCGGCCGGACATCCGTCCAGCAGAAGGAAAGCGCTTGCCGCACGGGAGTGGGGCCCCGTAACGTGCCCGTGGCCACCATGATGAGCCCGACACGTCCGGCGGCTGCCCTGCCCCGACCACTCGGAGGACCGCACCGATGCGCATCGGCATCCCCACGGAGACCCGCGCCGGCGAACGGCTCGTCGCCGCGACGCCCAGAACGGTCGCCCAGCTGGTCGGTCTCGGCTACGACGTCGTCGTGCAGCGGGGCGCCGGTGACGCCGCGATGTTCCGTGCGGAGGCGTACGAGGCGGCGGGCGCCGCCGTGGGGACCGCGGCCGACGTGTGGTCGAGCGACATCGTCACCAAGGTCAACGCCCCGACGGACAGCGAGGTCGCCGCGCTACGCCCGGGCGCCACGCTCGTCGCGATGCTCGCCCCCGCAGCCAGCCCGGCGCTGGTCGAGGACCTGCACGCCAGGGGAGTCACCGCGCTCGCGCTGGACGCCGTGCCGCGCATCTCCCGCGCCCAGGCGCTCGACGTGCTGAGCACCATGTCGAACGTCGCCGGCTACCGGGCGGTCGTGGAGGCCGCCGAGGTGTACGGCGGCATGTTCACCGGGCAGGTCACCGCGGCGGGCAAGACCGCGCCGGCCCGCGTCTTCGTCATCGGCGCCGGGGTCGCGGGCCTGGCGGCGATCGGCGCCGCCGGCGCGATGGGCGCCCGGGTGCGCGCCTTCGACGTCCGGCCCGAGGTCGGCGAGCAGATCGAGTCGATGGGCGCGACGTTCGTGCAGGCGGCCGCCGCCCAGCAGGAGGTCAGCGCCGACGGGTACGCGAGCGCGCTGACCGCCGAGCAGGAGCGGCTCGTGCAGGCGATGTACACCGCCGAGACGGCCGACGCGGACATCGTCATCACCACGGCCCTGGTGCGGGGTCACGCACCGACCACGATCACCGCCGCGATGGTCGCGGGCATGCGGCCGGGCAGCGTGATCGTCGACCTGGCCGCGTCCGGCGGGGGCAACTGCGAGCTCACGGTGCCCGGCTCGACGATCGTCACGGAGAACGGCGTCACGGTCGTCGGCTACACCGACCTGGCCAGCCGGATGCCGCAGCACACGTCGCAGCTGTTCGGCACCAACATCGTGCACCTCCTGCAGCTGCTGACTCCCGGGAACGACGGCGAGCTGGTGCTCGACCTCGACGACCCCGTGCAGCGCGGCATGGTGGTGACGCGCGAGGGCGAGGTGCTGTGGCCACCGCCGCCCGTGCCCGTCTCCGCGGCGCCGGCTGCGGTCCCCGCCGGACCGACCGCGAAGGAGCTGGCGACGGCGGCGGCAACCGCGCAGCGGGACCGCGAGCGGCGACGGCAGCGCCGGTCGGTCCTGCTGGCCCTCCTGGCCGTCCTGGTGCTGCTCGCCATCTCGTTCGCACCCACCGCGTTCCTCGGGCACTTCACGGTCTTCGTGCTGGCGGTGATCGTCGGCTACTACGTGATCTCGAACGTCAGCCACTCCCTGCACACGCCCCTGATGGCCCAGACCAACGCCATCTCCGGGATCATCCTGGTCGGCGCGCTGCTGCAGATCGGCGACGACAGCTGGTTGGTGACCCTGCTCGCGGTCGTCGCCGCGGCCGTCGCCGGCATCAACGTCTTCGGCGGCTTCCTCGTCGCGAACCGCATGATCCGCATGTTCCGGAAGGACGCCTGACGCCGTGCTCACCTCCCTGGCCCAGGCCGTCTACATCGCCGCCGCCGTGCTGTTCATCCTCAGCCTCGCGGGGCTGTCCAAGCAGGAGTCCGCCCGTCGCGGCAACCTCGCCGGCATGGCGGGCATGGCCCTGGCGCTCGTCGCGACCGTCGCGCTCGCCCTCCAGCGCTCGGAGCGTCCGGTCGAGGTCACCGCGGCGCTGATCCTCGTCGTGTTCCTCGTCGGTGCCACCGTCGGTACGTGGCAGGCGCGTCGCGTCGAGATGACGCAGATGCCCGAGCTCATCGCGATC
This window harbors:
- a CDS encoding Re/Si-specific NAD(P)(+) transhydrogenase subunit alpha, with product MRIGIPTETRAGERLVAATPRTVAQLVGLGYDVVVQRGAGDAAMFRAEAYEAAGAAVGTAADVWSSDIVTKVNAPTDSEVAALRPGATLVAMLAPAASPALVEDLHARGVTALALDAVPRISRAQALDVLSTMSNVAGYRAVVEAAEVYGGMFTGQVTAAGKTAPARVFVIGAGVAGLAAIGAAGAMGARVRAFDVRPEVGEQIESMGATFVQAAAAQQEVSADGYASALTAEQERLVQAMYTAETADADIVITTALVRGHAPTTITAAMVAGMRPGSVIVDLAASGGGNCELTVPGSTIVTENGVTVVGYTDLASRMPQHTSQLFGTNIVHLLQLLTPGNDGELVLDLDDPVQRGMVVTREGEVLWPPPPVPVSAAPAAVPAGPTAKELATAAATAQRDRERRRQRRSVLLALLAVLVLLAISFAPTAFLGHFTVFVLAVIVGYYVISNVSHSLHTPLMAQTNAISGIILVGALLQIGDDSWLVTLLAVVAAAVAGINVFGGFLVANRMIRMFRKDA